TCATGCTGGCGGGCTATTCACCTGTCTATGCGGCGGTCACCAGCATCGGGGCGACCATCGGCCTGTCGTGGGTCGCGGCCGGCGCCCTGGCGGCTTCGACCCCGACGGGCGGGCGGCGTGCCGCGCTGGCACGGGCACTGGACGAACGCGGGGCCTCGCCTCGTCGGCTGCTCGAGGCCATCGAGGCCGGCATCCGCAACACCGTCAGCGTGGCCGTGGCGTGCGCCGTGGTGGGCATCATCGTCGGTGTCGTGACGCTGACGGGGTTCGGCCTGAAGCTCTCGAGTGCGATCATCACCGCCGCGGCAGGCCTGCTGCTGCCGACACTCGTGCTGACGATGATTGCGTGCTTCGTGCTCGGCATGGGGCTGCCGACGATCCCGACCTACATCATCACGTCGACGATGGCCGCGCCGGCGCTCACCAGGCTGGGTGTCGACCGGCTTGCTGCCGACTTCTTCGTCATGTACTTCGGCGTGCTCGCGAACATCACCCCGCCAGTCGCGCTCGCGGCGTATGCCGCGGCGGGTATCGCGCGAGCCGATCCGCTGAAGACGTGTCTGACCGCCGTCCGCCTCTCGGTGGCCGGATTCATCGTGCCCTACATCTTCGTCTACTCGCCGATCATGCTCGGGGTCGGCTTCGCTCTGCTGCCGATGCTGCACGTCGTCCTGACGGCACTCGTGGGCGTGGCCGCGCTCGGCGCGGCCATGGAGGGGTATGCCTGGCGGGAGGCGACCCGCTCCGAACGCCTCCTGCTCGCCGCTGCGGCGGTCACGTTGATCGTGCCAGGGCTGGCGACCGACGCCGTCGGGGCGGCACTGCTCGGCGCCTTCCTCCTTCTGCACCGTCGCCGGTCGGGTGTTCCCGGCCCCATCGAGAGGGTCTGATGAGCATCGGAACACTGGTTCGAGCCATGGCCCTCGTCGCGCTCGCGTGGATCGTCGTCCTCGGGCCGAGGTCGTACCCTTCCGTCGTCGCGGCGCTCGACGAGGCCTCGCTCCCGCGTGCCACCCTGCGCGTCGAGAGCACGAGCTGCGAGCGGCCCGACATCGACTCGCTCCGCTGGACGTGCCGCGCGGGCGGACCGCTTGCCGCGCCGGTCGCCGCAGGCGTCGCCTCCGGCGTGTACCTCTACGAGATCCTCGGCGAGGAGCCCGAGGGCCGCTACGACATTGGCGACGAGGTCGAGGTCGCCATCGTGCGTGGTCCGCTCGGTGGTGCGACGCTGGTCGACGGCGTCGCCCCGGGAGCGCAGGCCGAGGCGCGTCTTCGATGGCTGATCCGGCAGCCGACGTGGAGCCTCGCCGCCGCCGGCCTCGCCTGGCTGCTGCTCGTCGCAGCGGGCTGGCAGCAGCGCGCACGGCCCGGGGTGCTGGAGTTGATGACGTGGCCTGGTGCACCCGCGGTCGGGCTCGCGTCCTTCGGCCTCGCCATGGCGCTTGCCGCCGGCCCGTGGTTCGACGGCGCCTTCGGCGGGGGGGTGGCGGCACCTGTCGTGTTGACGGGCCTCGCGGCCGCGACCCTCCACCGTGCCTTCTGGCGCTTCGACCGCACCGCGGGCACGCGCACGCGCGGGCGCGCCCTCGGGGCGTGGTGCGTGTTCGAAGTCCCCGTGCGCCTCGGTGCCGCAACCGACGTCCACCTCTTCGAGACGACGCGCATCGGGACGCCGTGGGACCAGCATCGTGTGGTGCTGGCCGAGTTCGGCGGGATGCACGAGATCGTTCGGGCGCGGCCGCGCCGCGCCGAGCGAATGGGCCGCGCGCTGGCTGCCTACCTGCACGTGCCGCTTCGCGACCCGCTAGGTGAAGTCGTTGGCGGGGTGCCCGCGCCGGTGGCGACCCGGGAGCCGGTCGTGTTCGACCTCGACGACGGCGACCCGGACGAGGACGTCCTCGACGAGACGGGAACCGACGAACCCGCTCTCGACCTCGTGGAGACCCCCGACACCTTCCCGCCGCTCCCCTCCGAGCGTCGTCATCACGCCGACCTGCGGGTACGGTGGCGCAACGCGCCGCGTGGGCTGGCCGTCCTCGTCGCGGTCGCGGCCGTTGCGCTCGGCGTGGCCGTCGTCAACACCGGCGGCATCGATCCGTTCGCGGCCCGACTGCTCGCGCCCGAGGTCAGCGCCTGGCCGGCGGGCAGCGTGATCCGCCGGGCGGCCGTGCAGGTGGTGGCGTGGCGCAACCAGCATCCGGAAACGCTCGACGCTCTGGTCCGACTGGCGCACACGGTCGACGCCGACGAGCCGCTGTGGCGGCCCGTGATGCTCGCCGCGCAGCGCGTACTGCGGCAGGACTTCCCTCTCGAGGAACCGCGCGACGCGCTCGCACGCCTCGACGCCGCGGCGTCGCGCGCACTCGACAGACCGCTCGGACCGCTCGGCGCCCTCGGCTGGCGCGAACTCGACGAGTACTTCGTGGCGTCGCTCGACGACATGGCCGGTCACGACGTGGCGCTGGCGGTCGAGCGGTTCAACAGCCTCGTCCCTCCAGAGGGGCTGCCGACCGCCGAGTGGTACCTGGCGTGGCTCGGCCCGGCGCTCGCGGACGGCCGGCCCATTGCGTTCGCCATCGTGGCCGACGGGTCCACCGAGATCTGGAAACCGCTGGCCGTGCCGCCTGCGGCGCTCGAGGCGGGCGCCAGGCGCATCAGGGCCGCCACCATCGGCGAGGCGCTGGCGGTCGGCTTGTGGGGCCTGCCCCGCTATCGGCCCGCGTCACACGACGTGGACGTCGCTGGGTGGTGGACGCCCATCGCCGAGCGACGTGGCCTGCCTCGCGTGGCACCGGTCATCGGCCGGTAGCCGGTCGCCGATGGCCGAATCCGACGGTCAGGCCGTCATGTGGGACGCAACGAGGATGCGGTTCTCGGTTTCAGGGGCGTATGCCCAGGGGTAGTCCAGGGCCAGCCGTGTGGTCAATCCTCTTGATTTGATCAAGAAGGAATGTGGCCGCAGTAACTCACTGAAACATTTGGTTTTGACGGTACTATTGATGTAAAGTGGCTTTGCCACTAGGGCCTGTGTCGGCCGTCGCCAAGCCGCCGCCCGTCCGTCCCCTGCCTCCAGGCCAGCCCCTCGCCGGCCAGTGAGAGGAGAAGGCCGCGTCATGAAGCGCGTCATCGTCGCTCTCGTCCTGTCAGTTCTTCTCGCGCCCGCCGTCAACGCTCAGCCCTCGCGTGACGAGACCCTGGCCGTCATGAAGAAGGCGGCCACCTTCATGACCGAGACCGTGGCCCATCGTGGCGGATACGTGTGGGCGGTGTCCGACGACCTGAAGACGCGCTGGGGCGAAGTGCCGGCGCGCCCCAGCCAGGTCTGGGTGCAGGGCGGGACGCCGATGGTGGGGCAGGCACTGCTCGACGCCTGGGAGGCGACCGGCGACGTCTACTACCTGAACGCCGCACGGCGCGCCGTCGACGTGCTCGTCTTCGGTCAGACGCCGCACGGGGGGTGGCACTACTTCATCGACTTCGACCCCAAGGGCCTGCCTCACTGGTACAAGACGCGTGCCTCGCGGTTCCTCTTCGGCTACGAGGAGTACCGCCACTACTACGGCAACGCCACCTACGACGACGAGGTGACGCCCGACGCCGCCAGGTTTCTCTTGCGCTTCTACACGACGACGCTCGAGACGGCCTATCGTGTGCCGCTGCTGAAGGCGCTCGATTTCGTCATGCAGTCGCAGTACCCGAACGGGGCGTGGCCGCAGCGCTACCCGCTGCGGTACGAGTTCGCGCACGACGGTTTGCCCGACTACACGTCCTTCTACACGCTCAACGATGGCGCGATGTTCGGCGCGATCGAGCTGCTCGTCGAGGCCTATCACGCGCTCGGAGATGCGCGCTACTTCGAGGCGGCCCGTCGCGGTGCCGATTTCCTCATCGCCGTCCAGGGCCCAGAAGGTCAGGCGGCGTGGGCCGAGCAGTACGACACCGACATGCGGCCGGCCGCGGCGCGTACGCACGAGCCCGCGGGCTACGTCATTCGTGAGAGCCGCGACGCCATCCGCATCCTCGAAATGTTCTACGTGTTGACGGGCGACCGCCGCTACCTTCGACCCATCCCCGGCTGCCTGGCATGGTACGAGCGCGTGAACCGCGAGGCGGCCGAATTCGCCAGGCCTCCGGCGCGGTACTACGAGCCCGGGACGAACCTGCCCATCTACGTCGTCGGTACCGACGGGCGCACACCAGAGGGCTACGGTGTACAGGAGTGGCGCAAGGCGCCTCGTGACGGCGCCGAAGTGCGCGAGGTCGTCGATGTCACACCCATCCGACGGCAGTACGAAGAGGTGGCCGCGCTGCTCACAGCCGAGGCGCGCGCCAGCTACCACGACCGGCACTGGGGCCGTCGGCTGCAGCCCGAGGTGCCTGAAGGTGACGCGGTGAAGCGGGTCATCGAGGCGCTCGACCCGCGAGGGGCCTGGGTCACCGACGACGTGATGGTGCACGAAATCGTCGACGACGACCGGATGCGGCCGGGAACGCACGTCGCCATTCGCGGGATCTCCACGGCCGTGTTCGTTCGAAACCTCCGGTTGCTCACCGCTTACGTCGACCGACCCGCGCGATGAGGGGACCTGGACCGATGACACACCGAACTGCCTGCCTGGCCGCCTTCGCGGCCGCGCTCCTCGTCTTCGCCGGGGGCCTCGTCGCGGCCCAGGGCCGTCCCTGGTACACCGAGGGCGACTTCCATCCCAGTGTCCGCTGGGTGTTCGAGCTCACGAACGACCTCGACGAGGACCGGGTCAACACGCCCGTGGTGATTCGCCGCGATCAAGTGCCCGTGGCCGACCTCCACGAGCTCAGGGTCACCGTCGTCGACCCGTCGTTGCCGCCGCTGCCAGAGCCGACACCGGAGCGCCTCAGGGTCTACGGGGGCCACGACCGTCGCGGCGAGGCGCACGGCCAGGGGCTGATGCAGCAGATGGACGACCTCGACAAGGACGGCATCTGGGACGAGCTGTTCTTCATCACCGACCTGAAGGCCCGCGAGACCAGGCGCATCGATCTGTATCTCGGCACGAACCACCGCGGCTGGCACCCTCACGAGACGCACGCCGGCATCGGCAGCTACATGCGGCACGTCGTGCCGTTCTGGGAGTCGAAGCACATTGGGTGGAAGCTCTGGTTCCCGACGAGCGTCGACGTGTACGCCAAGCGCGAGCCGATGCTGATGGCTCACCGTCTCTACATGGAGAACCTCGATGGCTACGGCGTCGCCATCATCGACCCGGCCATGGGGTCGGACATCCAGGCCGTGGCCGACACCTTCGGCGGCGGAGGCATCGGCGTCTTCGAAGTGCCCGACGATCCGTCGAAGATCTCGACACCGCGCTTCACGCCAGCTCGCGAGGCGGCCGGTATCGTCGAGCCGTTCAACGCCGGGCAGATCGGCGATACCCGCTACGCCTTCGACGTCGTCGTCAACGGCCCGATGCGCTCGATGATCCGTGTCAGGACGATGAACTGGCAGTCGGGCGCGGGGCAGTACGAGGTCGAGCAGCTCTACACGGCTTACGCGCACCACAACTACTCGACGTGCGAGGTGCGCTTCACGCGCTTCCTGCCGAAGGTGGCCGGGGTGCGACCCGGCGCCGGGATTCGGAAGAAGCCCGACGAGCGGCACTTCTTCCAGAAGGGCGGCGTGGTGATCAGCGCCGGCCCCGAGGAGGTCATCGACCCGAACGTCGGCACGATCTCCGAGATGGTCGATCTGATCGCGAGCGCGCTCGTCGTCAAGGACGCCTACGCGCCGGAGTACCACTTCGTGCCCGACTGGCGTGGCAACCACACGTTTCGCGTGACCCCCGATTCCACCGGACGGTTCGAGTACCTCATCGCCGGTGGCTGGAGCGAAGGGGCCGTCCTGAACACCTACGACGCGTTCGAGGCGTACGTGCTGAAGACGGCAAGGGAGTGGCAGAGCCCGGTGCGCGTGCGCTTCGTGGCGGAGGAGCGGAAATAATCGGGACAGGGCTGCGGTATGCTGCGGCTCCGTCCGCCTTCGTGGCGGCGAGTGTGGAGGCCGTTCATGACCGAGCGTATCGGGTGCCGTCCAGCGGGTGTCGTGAGCGAGGCCGTTCGTCGACCGAGACGCGCCACGGCTGTCATGACCGTCGTCGTCGGAATGGCGATGGTCGCCCCGGGGGTCGGCGCGCAGGTGCAGCCGCAGCCGCGTCCGCCCGCAGGTGTCGCGCCGCCGCCGGCGCCGCCCGTCATCTCGACGCCCTCCGGGTCGGCGGTCGTCGAACAGACCTCCGACGGTCACCGGCCGCCGCCGACCCTCGTCGCGAGCTTCGACGGGCTCGGCGTGGGCTTCGAAGGGCCGCAGGGCAGTGCCTTGCTTCGCAATCCCTCCGACAACACGCTGGCCGTCGGTCCGGACCACATCGTCCAGATCGTCAACACGCGGATGGCCATTTTCACGAAGAAGGGCCAGCGGTTCGAGACGACGGGACGTGTGCTCTACGGCCCGGTGCCGACCAACAACGTCTTCCGCGGCTTTGGCGGCGCCTGCGAGGAGCGGAACAACGGCGACGCCGTCGTCCGGTACGACCAGCTCGCCGGCCGGTGGTTGATC
The nucleotide sequence above comes from Acidobacteriota bacterium. Encoded proteins:
- a CDS encoding pectate lyase codes for the protein MKRVIVALVLSVLLAPAVNAQPSRDETLAVMKKAATFMTETVAHRGGYVWAVSDDLKTRWGEVPARPSQVWVQGGTPMVGQALLDAWEATGDVYYLNAARRAVDVLVFGQTPHGGWHYFIDFDPKGLPHWYKTRASRFLFGYEEYRHYYGNATYDDEVTPDAARFLLRFYTTTLETAYRVPLLKALDFVMQSQYPNGAWPQRYPLRYEFAHDGLPDYTSFYTLNDGAMFGAIELLVEAYHALGDARYFEAARRGADFLIAVQGPEGQAAWAEQYDTDMRPAAARTHEPAGYVIRESRDAIRILEMFYVLTGDRRYLRPIPGCLAWYERVNREAAEFARPPARYYEPGTNLPIYVVGTDGRTPEGYGVQEWRKAPRDGAEVREVVDVTPIRRQYEEVAALLTAEARASYHDRHWGRRLQPEVPEGDAVKRVIEALDPRGAWVTDDVMVHEIVDDDRMRPGTHVAIRGISTAVFVRNLRLLTAYVDRPAR
- a CDS encoding DUF4861 family protein: MTHRTACLAAFAAALLVFAGGLVAAQGRPWYTEGDFHPSVRWVFELTNDLDEDRVNTPVVIRRDQVPVADLHELRVTVVDPSLPPLPEPTPERLRVYGGHDRRGEAHGQGLMQQMDDLDKDGIWDELFFITDLKARETRRIDLYLGTNHRGWHPHETHAGIGSYMRHVVPFWESKHIGWKLWFPTSVDVYAKREPMLMAHRLYMENLDGYGVAIIDPAMGSDIQAVADTFGGGGIGVFEVPDDPSKISTPRFTPAREAAGIVEPFNAGQIGDTRYAFDVVVNGPMRSMIRVRTMNWQSGAGQYEVEQLYTAYAHHNYSTCEVRFTRFLPKVAGVRPGAGIRKKPDERHFFQKGGVVISAGPEEVIDPNVGTISEMVDLIASALVVKDAYAPEYHFVPDWRGNHTFRVTPDSTGRFEYLIAGGWSEGAVLNTYDAFEAYVLKTAREWQSPVRVRFVAEERK